Proteins encoded within one genomic window of Macrotis lagotis isolate mMagLag1 chromosome 3, bilby.v1.9.chrom.fasta, whole genome shotgun sequence:
- the NPY5R gene encoding neuropeptide Y receptor type 5, translating into MDLEPEDYDNRTLTSENGTEMATASYDPDWGGGGNKTRIDDVQVFVIGLYSTISLLGFMGNMLILMALMKKCKQKTIVNFFIGNLAFSDILVVLFCSPFTLSALLLDQWVLGELMCRLMPFLQCTSVLVSTLILISIAIVRYQRIKYPLSKSLTIRQGCYLVGLSWAIGFVICSPLPIFYRLVEPNGNNGTNTTAPKYVCMEAWPKESYRIAFSLCLLVVQYILPLICLIVSHTSVCRSITCKMSTREMKRRLEEKEKREKKEKKEKEKREKKERKEREKKERKGKKDMVEMEMKDMRESTEMMGRDMRDPSDMEDDFDDDLDDIEDLEGTMDMKDIMELRQLKRELRERRDRRERMGRRGRRKIREMSELEEMDDVQEVMDLTEMIEMKEISTPRNVRDLRDARNEEEIEDMIETREVRDVRDMDEIENINETMEMRDMGHMRDPGEMRGMRDMRDPREMRGMKDMRDERKDTKERRGRSWKRGRRGKKGKKEMEIEEIEEIEELGSMYGMFEMEEMEEMNELGELSDPNNGDDDLEDMEGYAAKNSGHHIQLPKFQRWSYTLSRKHRKMCNKKSCVVPVLRHPPPPPEVPPKEIEEEEEEAAEPERCKLTNASKIIPGVPICFVIKPEEKQLEEPEMLTISRSISRIRKRSRRVVYRLTILIIVFAVSWMPLHLFHVVTDFNAGLLSNRHFRLVYCICHLLGMLSCCLNPVLYGFLNNGIKADLMALLRCV; encoded by the coding sequence ATGGATTTAGAACCCGAGGACTATGATAACCGAACTCTCACAAGTGAGAACGGCACCGAGATGGCCACGGCATCCTACGATCCTGactggggtggtggtggtaataaGACCCGCATAGATGATGTGCAGGTCTTTGTGATTGGGCTGTACTCGACCATAAGTCTGCTTGGTTTTATGGGGAACATGCTTATCCTTATGGCccttatgaaaaaatgcaaacaaaagacGATTGTTAACTTCTTCATTGGAAACTTGGCCTTCTCTGATATCTTGGTCGTGCTATTTTGTTCACCTTTCACGCTGTCTGCTCTACTGCTAGACCAGTGGGTGCTCGGTGAACTTATGTGCCGTCTAATGCCTTTTCTCCAATGTACATCGGTGCTGGTTTCAACTTTAATCTTAATCTCAATTGCTATTGTCAGGTACCAAAGGATAAAATATCCCCTTTCCAAAAGTTTGACCATCAGACAAGGCTGTTATTTGGTTGGCCTTTCTTGGGCCATTGGCTTTGTGATTTGTTCCCCTCTTCCCATTTTCTACAGGCTTGTAGAACCCAATGGGAATAATGGCACAAATACCACAGCCCCTAAGTATGTGTGTATGGAGGCCTGGCCAAAGGAGTCGTACAGAATTGCCTTTTCTCTGTGTTTGCTGGTGGTTCAGTACATACTGCCCTTGATTTGTCTGATTGTGAGTCATACCAGTGTTTGCCGGAGCATTACTTGCAAGATGTCTACTAGGGAGATGAAAAGGCGGCttgaagagaaggagaagagggagaagaaggagaagaaggagaaggagaagagggagaagaaagagaggaaggagagagagaagaaggagaggaaggggaagaaggataTGGTTGAGATGGAGATGAAGGATATGAGGGAGTCAACTGAGATGATGGGAAGAGACATGAGAGACCCTAGTGACATGGAAGATGATTTTGATGATGACCTGGATGACATAGAAGACTTGGAAGGCACGATGGACATGAAGGACATAATGGAATTGAGGCAATTGAAGAGGGAattgagagagaggagagacaggagagagagaatgggtaggagaggaaggaggaagataaGGGAAATGAGTGAACTAGAAGAGATGGATGATGTCCAGGAAGTGATGGATCTCACCGAAAtgatagaaatgaaagaaattagcACCCCAAGGAATGTGAGGGACTTAAGAGATGCAAGGAATGAGGAGGAGATTGAAGACATGATAGAAACAAGAGAAGTCAGGGATGTGAGGGACATGGatgaaatagagaatattaaTGAGACAATGGAAATGAGAGACATGGGCCACATGAGAGACCCAGGAGAGATGAGAGGCATGAGAGATATGAGAGACCCTAGAGAGATGAGGGGCATGAAAGACATGAGGGATGAGAGGAAAGACacgaaggaaagaagaggaaggagctggaaaaggggaaggaggggaaagaaggggaagaaggaaatggaaatcgaggagattgaagaaattgaagaattggGTTCAATGTATGGGATGTTTGAGATGGAAGAGATGGAGGAGATGAATGAGCTGGGTGAGCTGAGCGACCCGAATAATGGAGATGATGATTTGGAAGACATGGAAGGGTATGCAGCCAAGAACAGTGGACACCACATTCAGCTCCCCAAGTTCCAGAGATGGAGCTATACTTTAAGCCGAAAACACCGCAAGATGTGTAACAAGAAATCATGCGTTGTACCTGTTTTGCGCCATCCCCCTCCTCCTCCAGAGGTACCACCCAAAGAGAtcgaagaagaagaagaagaagcagcagAACCTGAGAGGTGCAAGCTGACCAATGCGAGTAAGATCATACCAGGGGTGCCAATCTGCTTTGTGATTAAACCTGAAGAAAAGCAGCTTGAAGAGCCGGAAATGCTGACCATATCCCGCTCCATCTCCAGGATCAGAAAGAGATCTCGACGAGTCGTCTATCGTTTAACCATACTGATAATTGTGTTTGCTGTCAGCTGGATGCCTCTGCATCTTTTCCATGTTGTTACTGATTTTAATGCTGGCCTTCTGTCTAATAGGCATTTCCGATTGGTGTATTGTATTTGTCATTTgcttggtatgttgtcttgttgcCTTAATCCCGTTCTGTATGGGTTCCTTAACAATGGCATAAAAGCAGATCTGATGGCTCTTTTGCGCTGTGTTTAG